One window of the Canis aureus isolate CA01 chromosome 17, VMU_Caureus_v.1.0, whole genome shotgun sequence genome contains the following:
- the SPRYD7 gene encoding SPRY domain-containing protein 7: MAASVFCCLRCCRDGGAGHIPLKEMPAVQLDTQHMGTDVVIVKNGRRICGTGGCLASAPLHQNKSYFEFKIQSTGIWGVGVATQKVNLNQIPLGRDVHSLVMRNDGALYHNNEEKNRLPANSLPQEGDVVGITYDHVELNVYLNGKNMHCPASGIRGTVYPVVYVDDSAILDCQFSEFYHTPPPGFEKILFEQQIF; the protein is encoded by the exons ATGGCCGCGTCCGTGTTCTGCTGCCTGCGGTGCTGCCGGGACGGCGGCGCGGGGCACATCCCCCTCAAGGAGATGCCGGCGGTGCAGCTGGACACGCAGCACATGG gaacGGATGTTGTCATTgtgaaaaatggaagaaggatTTGTGGGACAGGAGGCTGTTTAGCCAGCGCCCCTTTACATCAAAACAAAAGCTACTTTGAATTCAAAATCCAGTCCACAG GAATATGGGGTGTTGGCGTTGCAACTCAGAAAGTTAACTTGAATCAGATTCCTCTTGGCCGAGATGTGCACAGCCTGGTGATGAGGAATGATGGAGCCCTGTACCACAACAATGAGGAGAAAAATAGGCTGCCAGCAAACAGTCTTCCGCAGGAGGGAGATGTGGTG gGTATTACATATGACCATGTAGAACTAAATGTATatttgaatggaaaaaatatgcaTTGTCCAGCATCAGGTATACGAGGGACAGTGTATCCAGTTGTTTATG ttGATGACAGTGCAATTTTGGATTGCCAGTTCAGTGAATTTTATCATACTCCTCCACCtggttttgaaaaaatattatttgaacagCAGATCTTctga